The Solanum lycopersicum chromosome 8, SLM_r2.1 DNA segment GCCCAACTGAGTGATGTCTGCCAATTTTGCCTTGTCTTGTGCCTCCTTTTCCTTTCGCTCACGGATGATGGCACTATGTCTCTTCATCTCTGGGCACCTGGCGTAACCGTGTGGTCGGCCGCATATATAGCACCCATCTTTTTTGCTGGATTGCGTCCGCTTCTCCGAGTATTTCTGGCGTTCAAGCCGTCTGCCATCCGGCGTTGGCGAGTCTTGCTGCTTGGGATGTGCCGACTGTTCTCTGCCTCGGCCACGGTCTCCCCCACCTTTGTCTTGACTGCCCCTTGCTTCCTTACCCTTTGCCTTGTCCAAACGATCATGTTTGAAATCTGTCAAGGTTTCGGCTTGAGTGATGGCCTCATCAATGGTTTTTACTTGACACCGCTCTAACTCGGTCCTCGCCCAATTCTGCAGCCCGTCCATGAAAGTGAATAGCATGTCATCTTCCGTGAGTTGGGGAATTTGGAGGGTCAAGATTGTGAACTCTTTCACATATGCCCTAATACTTCCCATCTGCTTCAACTCCCGGACTTTGCATTTCATTTCATAAACAGCATTGTTGGGGAAGAAAGCTTTCTTAAATTCCTCACAGAATTGTTCCCATGTGTCGATGGTACGTATGCCCTTCTCAATCTCGGTATCTTTGCGTTTCCACCATAACATGGCTACATCAGAAAGATACAACACGACAGTTTTGATCTTACTTGCATCGCTCCTAACCCGATTACACTTGAAATAATTTACCAAGTGCCATAGTAAATTTCCCACCTCTAAGGCGTCGCGGACACCTTTGAATATTGGTGGCTTGGGAACCTCGACTCTGGACTCCCTTTCCTGGCCATGTGATGTTGAGGCAATAACCTCCCTTTCTTCCTCGAGAGTTACCACCTTGTTTTTTAGCGTCTCAATCGCCGCAAGGGCGTCTAAGAACCTGAACTCCAAGGAAGTAATGGTTTCCTTCATTGCTAATCAGACCGCTTGCGTACCTCCAACTCCTTTCGGATGGTGTCAATTTCCTCGAGGGAACGCTCCTCAAGGTCTTTGACGTCTCTGTTCAATCCATTCGAGCGCTGGCCTAAAATCTCAACAGCTAGCCTTGCCCTCTCGACGCTTGCAATCAACTCATGTCCAACAGTGATGTCTATGGCATCTTCGCTGTTATCGTCGTCACTTTCATCGACAATAGTGGGCGGGAGAAATGTTTGTCCATCACTTGGTGTTGGATCTGTTGGTGGAGGATCAGTTGGTGGAAGATTAGGTAGATTGGGCAGATTGGGTTGATTACCCTTGTACTgcttcttccctttcttgttcttctttccTCCCTGAACGTTGGGGGTGTTGCTAGCGCCGATTCCGTCTCCTTTGTTTGTCATTCTCTTACGATGAACCTGCTCTAATACCACTTGTCACGGACTT contains these protein-coding regions:
- the LOC138337901 gene encoding uncharacterized protein is translated as MKETITSLEFRFLDALAAIETLKNKVVTLEEEREVIASTSHGQERESRVEVPKPPIFKGVRDALEVGNLLWHLVNYFKCNRVRSDASKIKTVVLYLSDVAMLWWKRKDTEIEKGIRTIDTWEQFCEEFKKAFFPNNAVYEMKCKVRELKQMGSIRAYVKEFTILTLQIPQLTEDDMLFTFMDGLQNWARTELERCQVKTIDEAITQAETLTDFKHDRLDKAKGKEARGSQDKGGGDRGRGREQSAHPKQQDSPTPDGRRLERQKYSEKRTQSSKKDGCYICGRPHGYARCPEMKRHSAIIRERKEKEAQDKAKLADITQLGMVGICGAIAKQADNPGDFSTQYVDISINGQPVQAMVDSGAEANIMTKTAVEKLGLKIVSSNNRPKTVNAPPTPVSGIAHKVSITLERWRGNTNITVAPLDISNVILGQEFFQRCHTMIDPYLQQLMVMEGEGSCMVPLFRVPKKDRYAQLSATQIVKGLKKGAPTFLATIASSGEDHCAMEPLPPIIENVL